A section of the Spirosoma pollinicola genome encodes:
- a CDS encoding transposase — MVKTEFDTWESQGLSIFYLPTYSPHLNPIEILLTTRPFVRAS; from the coding sequence GTGGTTAAAACCGAATTTGATACTTGGGAAAGCCAAGGTCTATCCATTTTTTATTTACCTACCTACAGTCCTCATCTGAATCCCATTGAAATTCTGTTGACAACCAGGCCGTTCGTGAGAGCCAGTTAA